In Dehalococcoidia bacterium, the genomic stretch CCGCCCATAGATTGGGAGCGGGTGGAGGCGTCCCCGGTGCGCTGTGCCGATCCCGAGGCCGAAAAAAGGATGATCGCCGCCATCGACGCCGCCCGTGAGGCGGGGGATACAGTGGGGGGTATTGTGGAGGTGGTGGCCGAGGGGGTGCCCATCGGCCTGGGGAGCCACGTGCAGTGGGACCGACGCATAGACGGGCGCATCGCCCAGGCCCTGATGTCCATCAACGCCGTCAAAGCCGTCTCCATCGGCGACGGGTGGGAATCGGCCAGCCTGCGGGGGAGCCAGGTGCACGATGTCATTGAGCCGGTAACCGACCCCGCCCGCCCCTGGCAACGCAAGACCAACCGCGCCGGGGGCACCGAGGGGGGAATGACCAACGGCATGCCCCTGCTGGCCCGCTTTGCGGTGAAGCCCATCTCCACCCTGGCCAAACCCTTGCCCTCGGTAGATTTGTGGACGGGGGAGACGGTGCAGGCCCACTACGAGCGCTCCGATGTGTGCCAGGTGCCCGCCGCGGGTGTCATCGGCGAGGCGATGGTGGCCCTGGTGCTAGCCGACGCCTTCCTGGAGAAGTTCGGGGGCGACCACCTGGAGGAGGTGCGGCGCAACTACCAGGCTTATCTCCAGACCATCGGCCCTCGGGGACGGCGTGGATAGGCACGCGAATGCCGATGCCCTGGCTCGCCCGCAGGAGGCCTCCCGCGGGAGGACCGCAGACAGACCCTAAACCCCATCGTCGCCATCCTTCCGTCTCTGCCGGAGGGGGAGAGGGTGAGCCTAGGAGGCTCCTACGCCCCTCGGGCGGGCCGACCTGGGCACCGACTTGGACATCGTGGTGATCGTGCGCACCCGCGAAGGGTTCGTGGAGCGGGTGCCACGCCTGTATGGGTTGCTGGCCGTCCCTGTGGATATGGATGTGCTCTGGTACATCCCCAAAGAGTGTGCACCGATGCGGGAGCGCCCCTTTGTGCGTCGCCTCTGACAGGACGAGCGGGTGCTTTAGGTGAGGAGAACCCTGTAAGGCGGGATGGCGCGGGCTGGAGCAGGCCTAGTAGGGGTCACGGACAGTCGCTGTGTGCAGTGCCCCCGTCGGAACACCCCTTCCCGATCTGTTACGATATCTCTGCACGCGTTGCGCCAATTCCCAACGGAGAGACACACAGAAAGAGCGTTCTCCATGAAGCCCCACCTTATCCTTATCGGCTTCTCGGGCACCGGCAAGTCCGCCATAGGACGGGAGGTCGCCCGCCTCCTGGGATGGCCTTTCGTGGATACCGACCAAGAAATAGTGCGACGGGCCGGCAAGCCTATCGCTGCTATCTTCGCCCAAGAGGGGGAAGAGGCCTTCCGCACCCTGGAGACCCAGGTCCTGGCCGACGCCCTCGCCTCCCCCCAGCCCACCGTCATCGCCACCGGCGGGGGGGCAGTGCTCCGCGAGGCCAACCGCCAACACATGGCCCAGGCGGGGGTGGTCATCTGCCTGGAGGCCCGGCCCGACACCATCCTCCAGCGCCTCGTCCAGGCCGAGGACGAGGTGCGCCCTCTGCTGGCGGGCCCCCAACCCCTGGAACGCATCCGCACCCTCAAGGCCCAGCGCCAGCCCCTCTACGCCCTCGCCGACTGGACCGTCCACACCGACCACCTCTCCGTGGACGAGGCAGCCCACGAGGTGGTGCGGGGCTACGACCTGGCCCGCCGGCGCTTCCCCCAGCCCGCCGACGCCGATGCTGACCTGGCTGCCATCGTGCACACCTCCGCCGGCCCCTACGCTATTTACGCCGGATGGAACCTCATCCCCACCCTGGGACAGAGGCTCCAGCGCATCGGCCTCGCCTCCACCGCCTACCTGGTGAGCGACCGGGCGGTCTTTTATACCTGGGGGCGCAAGGTGCAAACCGCCCTGGAGGAGGCCGACATCCCGACCCACATCTTCACCTTTCCGCCGGGCGAGGCGTCCAAGACCCTGGACACCGTGCGCCTGGCGTATGGGTGGCTGGCATCTTTGAAGGCCCAGCGGGGCCACCTCATCGTGGCCGTGGGCGGGGGTGTGGTGGGCGACCTGGCAGGCTTCGTCGCCGCCACCTACAATCGGGGCATGCCCTTCATCCAGGTGCCCACCACCCTCCTGGCAATGGTGGACGCCGCCATCGGTGGCAAGACAGGTGTGGACCTGCCTGAGGGGAAGAATTTGGTGGGGGCCTTTCACCAACCCCGCATGGTGCTGGCCGACGCGGCAACCTTGAGCACCCTTCCCCCCCGCGCCCTGCGAGAGGGATGGGCCGAGACCATCAAGCATGGGCTCATTCTGGATGCCCACCTCTTCCGCACTTGTGAGGAGCAGGCCGAGGCCCTCCTGGGCCTGGACAGGCAGGTAACAGTGCCCGTGCTCCGCAGGTCCATGGCCATCAAGGCCGCGGTGGTCTCCCAGGATGAGAAAGAGACCAAAGGCCTGCGTATCCTCCTCAACTATGGGCACACCGTCGGCCACGCCCTAGAGCAGGCGACGGGCTACACGGATTACCTGCACGGGGAGGCAGTGGCCATCGGCATGATGGCCGAGGGACGCATCAGCCAGCGGATGGGCCTTCTGTCCGCCGAGGGGTTGGAGCGCCAGCGGCGCGTGCTGGAGCGCTTCGGCCTCCCGACGGCCTGCCCGGGGGTAGACCCCCAGGCCCTCAAGGCCGCCATGGCTGTGGACAAGAAGCGGGCGGGAAAGGGCCTGCGGTGGGTGCTCCTGGCCGACATCGGACGGGCGGTGGTGCGGGCCGACGTGCCCGACGCCCTGGTGGACGAGGCTTTGCGGGAGATTACAGGGCGCTAGGAGCGGCTGGCCGTCAACTGGCGCACCGTCTCGGCTAGAGTGCTCACCTGCTTCTCCAGGTTCTCCACCCGCACCGTCAGGCGCGCCACATCCGTAAGGGTGGCCATCTGACGCATGAGGATATCCATCTTCCCATCAATGGCCGAGACCGCCTTGGCCAAGTCCAGAATTTCCTTGTGCATAGCGTCAAAGCGGGCGTCCACCCGGGCGAAGCGTTCGTTCATCTCCCGCGTCAGGGCCTCAAAGCGGGCGTCCACCTGGGCGAAGCGCTGGTCCACCTGGGCGAACCGCTGCTCTATCTGAACGAAGCGCTGGTCTAACTGGCCAAAGCGTTGCTCCATCTGGCCGAACCGCTGCTCCACCTGGGCGAAGCGCTCCTCCAAGACCTTCTCCAGGCGGTCCAGGCGCTCGCCCAACAGGCGCACCTCGGCCTGCAGGGCCTTGAACTCGGGGATTAGCAGGTCGCGCACGACCTGCCGAAAGCCCTCCACGATGTCCCGTGCCGTGCTCATCGCCTTTCCCAGTATACTACGGGTTCAGGCCCCCGTGCCCTGCGCCGCCGCCCAGACACGGGCCACATCCCCCTCCGACACCCCTCGGCGGCGCAGTTCCGCCAGCAGATCCTCCACATAGGGCAGAATAACCGTATCCCCCACCACATTCTCGGAGCACGGCTCCACCCGGTCGGGACGGCACTCGTGGGAGATCACCCACCCCCACAGGGACGACTCCACACACAGGAAAACGGGACGCTCCACATGCATGTGCACCCGCATGCTGCCCCCTCCAGGGTATTATCCCACTCCGCAGAGGCAGACGGCCAGCCGTGTGGAAGCCCATCCCACAAAAAAGAGGTTCGTGGGGTGTTGCCCCCCGCCCTTTACAGCACTGCAACGAGCCCCTATCATGAGGGTAGCCACCCCCCGGAAAGGACAGGGCAGCCGTGAGCGCGCCAGGCCAGGGCACTCCCACTCCCCCTACCCCTCCCAGTATGTCTGACTGGCTCAGCCACACGGAGGGGTGGCGCACTCTGCGTCGGGGTGAAATCGTAGAGGGTCTGGTGATGCGGGTGGACTCCGACGGCCTGCTGGTCAGCGTGGGGGGGAAATCGGAGGGGTTTGTCCCCCTGCGGGAGATGCGCACCCTGGCCGACAAGAGCGTGAAAGTGGGTGATACCATCCTCGCCACCGTGCTCCGCCCCGAGGACGCGGAGGGCCCCGCTCTCCTTTCCGTAGACCGCGCCCACGGCGAAAAGGGGTGGCGTCTGTTGGAAGCGGCCCTGGCCGAAGGCAAAAGGATCACAGCACGCTGCACGGGCTATAATAAAGGTGGGCTTGTGGTGGAGGTGGAGGGCGTTCAGGGCTTTGTCCCCCTCTCCCAGGTGGCCCCCAACCCCAAACCTCCCCAAGGGGAGAGCGATCTGGCCCAACGGGTGGGCAAAACCCTCCACCTCAAAGTGCTGGAGGTGGAGCGCAAACGGGGACGGGCCATCCTCTCCGAGCGGGCCGTCTGGCAGGAGGAGCGGGAGGCCCAAAAGGCACGCCTGCTCCAGGAGCTGCAGGAGGGCCAAGTGCGCAAAGGGCGTGTGTCCAGCCTGTCCCCCTTTGGGGCCTTCGTGGATTTGGGGGGGGCCGATGGCCTTATCCACCTCTCCGAACTCTCCTGGACGCGGGTGACCCGCCCCGAGGAGGTGCTGCAGGTGGGGCAGGAGGTAGAGGTGTATGTGCTGAAGGTGGACCGGGAGAACCGGCGCATCAGCCTCTCCTTGCGCCGTCTGCTCCCCCAGCCCTGGGAGACCGTCGCCGCCCGTTATCAGGTGGGCCAACTGGTGCCCGCCACCATCACCCGCCTCACCGAGTTTGGTGCCTTCGCCCGTCTCGAGGATGGCATAGAGGGGTTGATTCACATCTCCGAACTGTCCGACCGCCCCCTCACCGACCCCCGCCAGGCCGTGCGCGAGGGGGACAGTGTCACGGTCAAAGTCCTCCGCATTGAACCGGAGCGGAAGCGCATCGCCCTAAGCCTGCGCCAGGCCCAGGCGGAACTGGCCTTGTAACCCAGAGCCTCGGCAAGGACGGTGAGCCATGACGAGCAGATTTGAAAAGTTCTCAGAAAGAGCCCGCAGGGTCTTATCCCTGGCCCAAGAGGAGGCCGTCCGCTTCAACCATAACTACATCGGCACCGAGCACCTCCTCCTGGGCCTGGTACGAGAGACGGAAGGGGTTGCAGCACGCGTCCTGGCCAACCTGGGTGTAGACCTCAACAAGGTCCGTTCCGCCGTCGAGTTCATCATCGGGCGGGGCGAGCGCCCCGTCTCCCAGGAGAGCATCGGCCTGACCCCTCGTGCCAAAAAGGTGATTGAGCTGGCCGTGGACGAGGCCCGTCGCCTGGGCCACCACTACATCGGCACCGAGCACCTCCTCATCGGCCTTTTGCGGGAGGGGGAGGGCGTGGCCGCCGGGGTGCTGGAAAGCCTGGGGGTGAGCCTGGACCGGGTGCGGGCCGAAACCCAGCGCATCCTCTCCCAGACCACCGGCCAGGCCCGGGAGGGGCGCGCCACCGCCCGCACCCCCACCCTGGACCAACTGGGGGTGGACCTCACCGCTCTGGCACGCCAGGGTAAACTGGACCCCGTCTGGGGACGCCATCGGGAAATCCAGCGGGTCATCCAAATCCTCTCCCGCCGCACCAAGAACAACCCCGTCCTCATCGGCGAGCCCGGCGTGGGCAAAACGGCCATCGTGGAGGCCCTGGCCCAGCGCATCGTGGCCGGCGAGGTGCCCGAAACCCTGCAGGGCAAACGCCTGGTTACCCTGGATATGGGAGCCCTGGTGGCCGGCACCAAATACCGGGGCGAGTTTGAGGAGCGCCTCAAGAAAGTCATTGAGGAAATCCGCACCGCCGGCAACATCATCCTGTTCATCGACGAGATGCACACCCTGGTAGGGGCGGGCGCCGCCGAAGGGGCTGTGGACGCCGCCAACATCCTCAAACCCTCCCTCTCCCGGGGGGAGTTGCAAGTGGTGGGTGCCACCACCCTGGATGACTACCGCAAATACGTGGAGCGGGACCCGGCTTTGGAACGGCGCTTCCAGCCCGTTTTGGTGGAGGAGCCGACCGTGGAGGACACGGTGGAAATCCTCCGCTACATCAAGGGGCGCTACGAGGAGCACCACCGCCTCACCATCTCCGACGAGGCGTTGGTCGCCGCCGCGCGCCTGGCCGCCCGCTTCATCCCCGACCGCTTCCTCCCCGATAAGGCCATTGACCTGGTGGACGAGGCCGCCTCCCGCGTGCGCATCCAGCGGGCCACCACCCCCCTCTCAGTCAAAGAGGTGCAGAAACTCCTGGAGAATGTGCGCCGGGAGAAAGAGGAGGCCATCGCCAACCAACAGTATGAATACGCCGCCGAACTGCGCCAACGGGAACTCAACCTCATGCGCAAGGTGGAGGAGGCGGAGCGCCAGTGGCAGACCGAGCAGGAGAAGGAGAAGCCCGTCGTTACCGCCGACGACATCGCCGAGGTGGTCTCCATGTGGACGGGCATCCCCCTCTCCCGCCTCAAGCAGGAAGAGACAGAGCGCCTCCTGAAGATGGAGGAGCACCTCCACAAACGCATCATCGGGCAAGACGAGGCCATCACCGTGGTCTCCAAGGCCGTCCGCCGCGCCCGCGCCGGCCTGAAGGACCCCCGTCGCCCCGTGGGTGTCTTCATCTTCCTGGGGCCCACCGGCGTGGGCAAGACCGAACTGGCCCGCGCCCTGGCCGAGTTCATGTTCGGCTCCGACGACGCTATGGTGCGCCTGGATATGTCCGAGTTTATGGAGCGCCACACCGTCGCCCGCCTAGTGGGCGCACCCCCGGGCTATGTGGGCTACGAGGAGGGGGGCCAACTCACCGAGACCATCCGCCGTAAGCCCCACTCGGTCATCCTGCTGGACGAGATAGAAAAGGCCCACCCCGATGTGTTCAACATCCTCCTGCAAATCTTCGACGACGGCCACCTCACCGACGCCAAAGGACGTAAGGTGGACTTCCGCAACACCATCATCATCATGACCAGCAACCTGGGCTCCGACCTGATTCGCAGGGAGTCGGCCCTGGGTTTCCAGGTGAAAAAGGAGGAGGCCCGCACCTTCCAGGAAGCCTACGAGCGGATGAAGGAAAAGGTTACCACCGAGGTGAAACGCTTCTTCCGCCCCGAGTTCCTCAACCGCATTGATGCCATCGTGGTGTTCCACGCCCTCACTCGGGAGCACATCCTGCAGATCGTGGACCTTATGCTCTCCCAAGTGCACAAGCAACTGGCCGAGAAGGACATCAAACTGGAGATTACCCCTGCGGCGCGGGAGTGGCTGGGCCAGAAGGGCTACGACCCCAACTTCGGCGCACGCCCCCTGCGTCGGGTCATCCAAACCCATGTGGAAGACCGCCTCTCCGAGGAACTCCTGGCCGGCAAGTTCAAGCCCGGCGACACCGTCATCATAGACGTGGAGAACGACCAGATCGTTACCCGCTGTCGGGAGACCGCCTCCGCCCGCAGCTAGTGGCCCCTCGGCCCCCTCCCCAGACATCATGAGTGGGATGGGGCCTCCCTTTGGGCGCCTCCCCTGGGGGGCTGGAGCATTTCCCCCACCCTCCCATAGACACTCCGGCGCGACCCTGCGCGCGTGGCAACCCCGTGCAGGGGTGGGGCTACTCTGCCTTTTCTATTGCCTGCGTGCTGCGTGGCCACATCCCAAACCATGCCCCCCCGGACAACAGCGGCGGGGCGGACACACCGCCCCCCTACTCCCACCCCCTGCTATACTAGGTGTGCCACTACACGCGCGAGGGGTGCACCGTGCGCTTCGGCGTCAGCCTCTTGGCCGTAGCCCAACAACCCAAAGGCACCGACCCCTCCCGCCAGGTGGAGGAGGTCCTCACCTGGGCGCGGGCCGCCCGGGACCTGGGCTTTGACTACCTGACGATGGGCCAACACTACCTCACCAGCCCCTACCAGATGTTCCAGCCCATCCCCCTGCTGGCCCGCCTTATCCCCGAAACGGGGCAGATGCGCCTGGTAACTACCCTGATTATCCCCCTCCACAACCCCGTGGACTTGGCCGAGAGCTTGGCCACGCTGGATGTGCTCTCCGGGGGGCGCATCGGCATCAGTTGCGCCCTGGGCTACCGGGACGAGGAATACCGCGCCTTCGGCGTGGACCCCAAGCGCCGTGTCTCCCGCATGACCGAGTGTGTGCAGTGCTTGGTGCGCCTGTGGACGGAGGAGGAGGTTACCTTTCACGGACAGCACTTCACCCTGGAGCGGGCCACGGTGGTGCTCCGCCCCCTCCAGAAGCCCCACCCGCCCCTGTGGATTGCTGCGAACAGCGACAGCGCCATCATCCGCGCGGCGCGAATGGGCCTCCCCTGGAACATCAACCCCCACGCCACCTTGGCCACCATTCAACGCCAGGTCGCCCTCTATCGTCAGGCTGCCCAAGAGGCGGGGAAAGACCCCACCATCCCTCTCCCGATGGGGCGGGAGCTCTACTGCGCCCCCACCGCCCAACAGGCCTGGGAGGAGGTGGGGCCCTACATTTACGGCAAATACCAGGCCTACGCCCAGTGGGGACAGGACAAGGCCCTTCCCGGCCAGGAGACCTTCCGCACGCGCCTGGACGCCCTGGCCCAGGACCGCTTCATAATCGGCTCCCCCGACGACTGCTCCCGTGTCCTGGAGCGCTATGCGGAACTGGGCATCGGCTCCGCCCATTTCCGCATGCACTGGCCGGGGATGCCCTTGTCCCAAGCCCTGCGGGGGATGGAGTTGTTCGCCCGGCGGGTGATGCCCCGCTTCCGCTAGGGTGTCGCGCCCCTTGGGGCGCACCCTGTGCGCGCAGGTGCGAACACACGGGGCGCAGGCTGGGCACCATCCTCAGCCACCTTCTCGCTCTGGGGGGTCCCCCCCTGCCCCTTGACGATGCCCTGCCACAACCCTATAGTGCAATTGCACATCGTTGCACGAGGCGGAGATGGGTGGACACAGCGCGGCCCTGGAGACCCTCAAGGGGACAGGACGCCGCCTCACCCCCCAACGCCTAATGGTGCTGGAGGCTATCGCCGAGGCGGGGGGGCATGTGGGTGCGGAGGAGGTGCTGTCCCGGGTGCAGAAGGTTTACCCCTATATCGACATCGCCACCATCTACCGCACACTCAACCTCCTGAAGGGTTTGGGGCTGGTGATGGAGATCGCCACTCCCCAGGGAACACGCTACGAACTGGTGCGGGAGGGCCAACGCCACCACCATATGGTCTGCCGCGCCTGCGGGAGCACATGGGATATGTCTACCCGTTTCCTGGCTGCCCTTCAGGAAGAGGTTCGGAGGGAATACGGCTTCCAGGCCGATATGGCCCACTTTACCCTGCAGGGCCTCTGCCAAGAATGCCTGGCTCATAGCGCCTCCCCCGCCTCCCCAAGGAGAGCCGATGCCTGAACAGAGCCTGCTTCTACTGGCCCTGGGGACGCTCCTTTTGGGCCTGCGCCACGGCGTCGACTGGGACCACATCGCTGCCATCGCCGACCTCACGGGTGCCCAGCCTACGCGCCTGCGGGGTTTTATCATCGGGACGCTGTATGCGTTGGGGCATGCCTTTGTGGTGGTGGTACTGGGCCTGTTGGCCTTGTGGTTCGGCACCCTTCTCCCGGAGTGGGTGGACGCCTACCTGGAGCGGGTGGTGGGGGCGACCCTGGTGGTGTTGGGGGCGTGGATCTTCTGGACGCTCTGGCAAAGCCCCCAAGAGTTTCGCCTGCGCAGTCGGTGGATGCTCCTTTTGGCGGGGGCACGGGCGCTCTACCGGCGCCTCACAACCCTCCTGCGGCGTCAACCTGCCGTTGTCCCCGTGGGCGGGGGCCAGCCCATAGATACCCCCGGCCCCCTGATGGCCTGGAACATCGGCATGATTCACGGTATCGGGGCCGAAACAGGGAGCCAGGCCCTTCTGCTGGCCTCGGTGGCCGGGGTCAGCGCCGCTGGAGCCGGCAGTGTGCTCCTGTTCACCTTCACCCTGGGACTAGTGATCTCCAACTCTCTCATTACCCTGGCGACCACGATGGGCTTCCTGGGTGCCCAGGGACGGCGCTGGCTCTACATCGCCCTGGGGGTGGTGGCGGGGGTGTTCAGCCTGGTGCTGGGCATCCTCTTCCTGGCTGGGTGGGGCACCCTGCTCCCGGCTCTGCTCGGGTAGCGGGTGAAAGCCCGCAGTATCCTTCGGGCGCGGGGTTATCCCCTGGGCTTCAGGCGGTCGGCGCTGTCTATCAGGATGCTGACGGGGCCGTCGTTGTGCACCTCCACCAGCATCCGCTCCTGAAAGCGCCCTGTGGCCACCGCAAGCCCGCTCTGGCGGAACAAGGCCACCGCCTGCTCGTAGAGGGGTTGCGCCTCGGCGGGGGGCGCTGCCTGGGTGAAACTAGGGCGTCGCCCCTTGCGGGTGTCGGCATAAAGGGTGAACTGGCTGATGACCAAGATGCCGCCCCCCACCTCCTGCACCGAGTGGTGGAAACGCCCCTCGGCATCCGGGAACACCCGCAGGGTAAGCACCTTGTCCACCAGGTAGCGGGCGTCCTCCAAAGTGTCGCCCTGGCCAATCCCCAGGAACACCACCAGGCCCGGCCCAATGGCCCCCACCGTCTCCCCGCCGACGGAGACGCAGGCGCGCTGGACGCGTTGGACAAGGGCACGCACAGGCAGTTAGGTTTTGGCGGCGGAGGGGGCCGTGTCGGCCTTGCTGGCCTCGGCCGTGCCCGAGGCCCCGTTGCTCGGTTTGGACGACTCTTCCGACGAAGAGAGAGTGGGGTTCTTCCGGGCGTAGTCGGTTACATACCACCCACTGCCCCGGAAGATGATGGGTACGGGGCTGATGCGCCGCCGGGCACGGCCATTGCAGACAGGGCAGGTGGCTATAGGCTCGGCGTCAAAACTCTGGCGCAGCTCAAAGTGATGGGAACAGGCGCGGCTCTCGCAGACATACTCGTAGATCGGCACCGTTCCCCTCCCTCCCGAAGCAGGTGGTTTTCGTAACACCACATAGAAATTCTAGCAATCGCTTGGGGCGAGTGTCAACGGCTTGGGGAGGGGGCGACAGGACGCCCGAAGGCTACCCTGCTAGGGCATCGTTGTGCGCCGCTCTCGGAATAGGCGCACTGTCGCCTCGGTGGGGGGGTAGTATGTGCCTGGGGGCACATTCTCCTTCTGAATCAGCCCCTTGATCCACTCCTCCACCTGCTTGTGCTCCTCGCACCAGGCCACCACCTCTTCGGCTAGGTGGGCCGGGCAGACCACCACCCCGTCGTCGTCGGCCACGATTACATCCCCTGGGCGCACCAGCACCCCCCCGCATTGGATATCCACCCCCGCCTGGTAGGGGTCGCCATAGGGGAGGCCGATGCCGGGCGTCCGCCGGCGGGCGAAGATGCCGAAGCCATAGGCCCCCACCCCCTCCAGGTCGCGGATGGCCCCGTCGGTTACCAGGCCCTCGGCCCGGCGCATCTTTAGGTAGAGGAACTTCACATCGCCCCCCACGGCGCAATAGGGCATGCCCATTGCGTCAATCACCAACACATCCCCCGGCCCGCAGGCCTGCATGGCCTGATATTCGGGGGAGTCCGGGCCGCGCCGCACCTCCTGCGCAAGGTCAGGACGCCACGGCAAGAAGCGCAGAGTGCGGGCACGCCCCACCATTCGCCGGCCCGGCGTCAGGGAGTAGACCTCCTCCATGAGCACCCGCTGGTAGCCCCGCTCCCAAAGGGCGGTGAACACCGTCGCAGTGCTGACCTTGCGGAAGCGCTCCAGGATACTCTCGGGCACCTCTCGCTGCGCCATCCCTCGGCTCCTTTCCACAGGGCAAGCTCGGGGCTGCCCCGTGCCCGCTTTAGTCCTGGATACGGATGACTGACAGGGGCTCCTGGCCGTTGAGCATGCGCCGCAGGTTCTGGGTGAGGAAGGCCAGGGTGCGCTCCCACACCTCAACGCTGGGGCCGGCCCGATGGGGGGTAATGACCACATTGTCCAGGTCCAGCAGGGGGTTATCGGGCGGGGTAGGCTCCTGAGCCAGCACATCCAAACCCGCCCCCGCTATGCGCCGTTGACGCAACGCCTGCAGGAGGGCGTGCTCGTCGGCCACCTCCCCGCGGCTGGTATTGATCAGGATGGCGGTGGGCTTCATCAGGGAGAGGAAGGAAGCGTTGATCATCCCCCGGGTGCGCCGGTTCAGGGGCACATGGACGGTCACAATGTCCGACTGGCGCAGGAGGTCCTCCAGAGGCACCCGCCGCACCCGCAGGTCCCGCTCCACCTCGGGCGGGGCGGGAACGATGTCGTGGTACAGCACGGTTACATCCCACCCCCGCAGGCGGCGGGCCACCTCCCGCCCGATGGCCCCAAACCCCACGATGCCGATGGTCTTCCCTGTCAGTTCCCGGTTGTCCAGGCCTTGCAGTTCCTGCGCCCACCGGCGGTGCTGGACGCTCTTCCAGGAGGGGATGAGGTGGCGCAGGCACGCCAGCATGAGCATGATGGTGTGGTCGGCCACCGACGGGGCGATGGACGCCGAGTTGTTGCAGATGCGGATACCCATCTCGGAGATGGTGTGCACATCCATGCGGTCAAACCCTGCCGAGAGGAGTTGGATGTACTTGAGGCGGGGCAAACGGCGCACGAAGTCTGGGGAAATCTCCGACACCCCCAGCACCAGCACCTCGGCGTCTTTGCAGAGGGCCGCCTTTTGGTCGTCGGGAAGGGTCATATCTACAATCTGCACGCCCAGGTCGGCGGGCAGGCGTTTGGCCCGCTCTGCCCAGGGATGCCCCGGGGGGACAAGGAAAACGGCTCGGCTTCCCATAGCGCATCTCCTCCTGAGGGTGTGTGCACCCCACCATTCTAGCGGAGGCGGGGGCAAGAGGAGAGGGGCCTAGCCCTCCACCTCCACGATGGCCTCAATCTCCACGGGGATGTTGAAGGGGAGGCTCCCCATGCCCACAGCGGATCGGGCGTGGCGCCCCTTGTCGCCGAACACGGCCACGAACAGGTCGGAGCACCCGTTGATGACCCGGGGGTGCTCGGTGAAGGAGGGGTCAGCGTTGACCATCCCCAACACTTTCACCACCCGCTTCACCTTGCCCAGGTCGCCGATGGCAGCCTTCAGGCTGGCCAGCAGGTTGAGGCCCACTTGGCGGGCAGCCTCGTAGGCCTGCTCCACCGTCATCTCGCGCCCCACCTTGCCCGTGATGTAGGTGCCATCGGGGCGGCGGGGGCCATGCCCAGCCAGGAACACCAGGTTCCCCGTGCGCACGGCGGTTACATAGTTGGCGGCAGGCGTGGGGGGTGGGGGCAAGGTCAGGCCCATCTCGCGCAGCTTCTGCTCGGGATGCACACGCACCTCCTTCCTGTGTGGACTGGTGTTATGATAGCAGGGGAGACGCTTCCCCACCAGGGCGAGCGCCCAGGAGGCAGGCATGGACTTCCGCTTCACCCCCGAACAGGAGGCCTTCCGCCAAGAGGTGCGCCAGTTCTTTCGCCAGGTCTTGCCGCCCGATTGGCGGGGGATAGACCCCGACTCCTACTTTGTGGAAGAGAACTGGCGTTTCATTCGCCAGCTGACGGCCAAGATGGCCCAACGGGGATGGCTGACCCTCCACTGGCCTAAGGAATACGGGGGCCAGGGGCGCTCCGTGATGGAGCAGGTCATCTACCAGGAGGAGACGGCCTATTGGCGGGTGCCCACCCGGGATGTGAGCACGGGCACTCACATCGTGGGGCCGACCCTGATGA encodes the following:
- the aroC gene encoding chorismate synthase codes for the protein MTHLRWLTAGESHGRGLVVIVEGVPAGLPLTEDAIAKDLRRRQGGYGRGARQQIEQDRAEILSGVRHGLTLGSPIALLIWNRDWPNWQTQMSIAPVAEAVPPVTRLRPGHADLAGAMKYYQHDVRNILERASARETAARVAAGAVARMFLAQFGITIHSHVLNIGGVWAKPTPPIDWERVEASPVRCADPEAEKRMIAAIDAAREAGDTVGGIVEVVAEGVPIGLGSHVQWDRRIDGRIAQALMSINAVKAVSIGDGWESASLRGSQVHDVIEPVTDPARPWQRKTNRAGGTEGGMTNGMPLLARFAVKPISTLAKPLPSVDLWTGETVQAHYERSDVCQVPAAGVIGEAMVALVLADAFLEKFGGDHLEEVRRNYQAYLQTIGPRGRRG
- the aroB gene encoding 3-dehydroquinate synthase, whose protein sequence is MKPHLILIGFSGTGKSAIGREVARLLGWPFVDTDQEIVRRAGKPIAAIFAQEGEEAFRTLETQVLADALASPQPTVIATGGGAVLREANRQHMAQAGVVICLEARPDTILQRLVQAEDEVRPLLAGPQPLERIRTLKAQRQPLYALADWTVHTDHLSVDEAAHEVVRGYDLARRRFPQPADADADLAAIVHTSAGPYAIYAGWNLIPTLGQRLQRIGLASTAYLVSDRAVFYTWGRKVQTALEEADIPTHIFTFPPGEASKTLDTVRLAYGWLASLKAQRGHLIVAVGGGVVGDLAGFVAATYNRGMPFIQVPTTLLAMVDAAIGGKTGVDLPEGKNLVGAFHQPRMVLADAATLSTLPPRALREGWAETIKHGLILDAHLFRTCEEQAEALLGLDRQVTVPVLRRSMAIKAAVVSQDEKETKGLRILLNYGHTVGHALEQATGYTDYLHGEAVAIGMMAEGRISQRMGLLSAEGLERQRRVLERFGLPTACPGVDPQALKAAMAVDKKRAGKGLRWVLLADIGRAVVRADVPDALVDEALREITGR
- a CDS encoding S1 RNA-binding domain-containing protein, with amino-acid sequence MSAPGQGTPTPPTPPSMSDWLSHTEGWRTLRRGEIVEGLVMRVDSDGLLVSVGGKSEGFVPLREMRTLADKSVKVGDTILATVLRPEDAEGPALLSVDRAHGEKGWRLLEAALAEGKRITARCTGYNKGGLVVEVEGVQGFVPLSQVAPNPKPPQGESDLAQRVGKTLHLKVLEVERKRGRAILSERAVWQEEREAQKARLLQELQEGQVRKGRVSSLSPFGAFVDLGGADGLIHLSELSWTRVTRPEEVLQVGQEVEVYVLKVDRENRRISLSLRRLLPQPWETVAARYQVGQLVPATITRLTEFGAFARLEDGIEGLIHISELSDRPLTDPRQAVREGDSVTVKVLRIEPERKRIALSLRQAQAELAL
- a CDS encoding ATP-dependent Clp protease ATP-binding subunit; the encoded protein is MTSRFEKFSERARRVLSLAQEEAVRFNHNYIGTEHLLLGLVRETEGVAARVLANLGVDLNKVRSAVEFIIGRGERPVSQESIGLTPRAKKVIELAVDEARRLGHHYIGTEHLLIGLLREGEGVAAGVLESLGVSLDRVRAETQRILSQTTGQAREGRATARTPTLDQLGVDLTALARQGKLDPVWGRHREIQRVIQILSRRTKNNPVLIGEPGVGKTAIVEALAQRIVAGEVPETLQGKRLVTLDMGALVAGTKYRGEFEERLKKVIEEIRTAGNIILFIDEMHTLVGAGAAEGAVDAANILKPSLSRGELQVVGATTLDDYRKYVERDPALERRFQPVLVEEPTVEDTVEILRYIKGRYEEHHRLTISDEALVAAARLAARFIPDRFLPDKAIDLVDEAASRVRIQRATTPLSVKEVQKLLENVRREKEEAIANQQYEYAAELRQRELNLMRKVEEAERQWQTEQEKEKPVVTADDIAEVVSMWTGIPLSRLKQEETERLLKMEEHLHKRIIGQDEAITVVSKAVRRARAGLKDPRRPVGVFIFLGPTGVGKTELARALAEFMFGSDDAMVRLDMSEFMERHTVARLVGAPPGYVGYEEGGQLTETIRRKPHSVILLDEIEKAHPDVFNILLQIFDDGHLTDAKGRKVDFRNTIIIMTSNLGSDLIRRESALGFQVKKEEARTFQEAYERMKEKVTTEVKRFFRPEFLNRIDAIVVFHALTREHILQIVDLMLSQVHKQLAEKDIKLEITPAAREWLGQKGYDPNFGARPLRRVIQTHVEDRLSEELLAGKFKPGDTVIIDVENDQIVTRCRETASARS